The proteins below come from a single Sphingomonas carotinifaciens genomic window:
- a CDS encoding phage tail assembly chaperone: protein MAGAVLGWPPDRFWAATPAELAAVVRAVTGEAEAPVDAATLGRMREACPDG from the coding sequence ATGGCGGGGGCGGTGCTGGGCTGGCCGCCCGACCGCTTCTGGGCGGCGACGCCGGCAGAACTGGCGGCGGTGGTGCGCGCGGTGACCGGCGAGGCGGAGGCGCCGGTCGATGCCGCGACGCTGGGACGGATGCGGGAGGCATGTCCGGATGGATGA
- a CDS encoding HK97 family phage prohead protease yields the protein MTLAFAGYAAVWDRVDRAGDVMRRGAFAGAGPVPLLWQHRGHAVGRIDGLREDATGLWAWGRIDDPALAPLVRSGTVAGLSVGYRPGQVMQGARRAILAATLVEVSVVAVPMQPLARICEVSCGGVE from the coding sequence ATGACGCTGGCGTTCGCGGGCTATGCGGCGGTGTGGGACCGGGTGGACCGCGCGGGCGACGTGATGCGGCGCGGCGCCTTTGCCGGGGCGGGGCCGGTGCCCTTGCTGTGGCAGCACCGGGGCCACGCGGTCGGGCGGATCGACGGGCTGCGCGAGGATGCGACCGGGCTGTGGGCCTGGGGGCGGATCGACGATCCGGCGCTGGCGCCGCTGGTGCGCAGCGGGACGGTGGCGGGACTGTCGGTGGGATACCGGCCCGGGCAGGTGATGCAGGGCGCGCGGCGCGCGATCCTGGCGGCGACCCTGGTCGAGGTGAGCGTGGTCGCGGTGCCGATGCAGCCGCTGGCGCGGATTTGCGAAGTTTCTTGTGGGGGAGTGGAATGA
- a CDS encoding phage major capsid protein → MDVIERPVLDGASAKRDGAFAGFVRTGATVELKAFTGTTGDAGGYAVPREIDATIDAVLKSASPIRGIANVVKVGSAGYRKLVTTGGTPSGWAGETQARPETGTPVFAEIAPPMGELFANPSASQAMLDDAAFDVEDWLASEIAAEFARAEGAAFVDGDGVNRPRGFLRAPIAATGDAARPFGTLQYLASGTAGNFGADAGERLIDLVQMLRAPYRQGACFVMNAATVARIRKLKTLDGRFLWAPGLVAGQPATLLGYPVVEAEDMPDIAADAPAIAFGNFRAGYLVAERSETAILRDPYTNKPFVTFYATKRVGGCVSDSQAIKLMRFSAN, encoded by the coding sequence ATGGACGTGATCGAACGGCCGGTGCTGGACGGGGCGAGCGCCAAGCGGGACGGCGCCTTTGCCGGCTTCGTGCGGACGGGGGCGACGGTGGAACTGAAGGCGTTCACCGGCACGACCGGCGATGCGGGCGGCTATGCCGTGCCGCGCGAGATCGATGCGACGATCGATGCGGTGCTGAAAAGCGCCTCGCCGATCCGGGGCATCGCCAATGTGGTGAAGGTGGGGTCGGCCGGGTATCGCAAGCTGGTGACGACGGGCGGCACGCCGTCCGGCTGGGCGGGCGAGACGCAAGCGCGGCCGGAGACGGGCACGCCCGTCTTTGCCGAGATCGCACCGCCGATGGGCGAACTGTTCGCCAATCCGTCGGCCAGCCAGGCGATGCTGGACGATGCCGCCTTCGACGTGGAGGACTGGCTGGCGAGCGAGATCGCCGCGGAGTTCGCGCGCGCCGAGGGGGCGGCGTTCGTGGACGGCGACGGGGTAAACCGGCCGCGCGGCTTCCTGCGCGCGCCGATCGCGGCGACGGGCGATGCGGCGCGGCCGTTCGGGACGCTGCAATATCTGGCCAGCGGCACGGCGGGCAATTTCGGGGCGGATGCGGGCGAGCGCCTGATCGATCTGGTGCAGATGCTGCGTGCGCCGTACCGGCAGGGGGCGTGCTTCGTGATGAACGCGGCGACGGTGGCGCGCATCCGCAAGCTGAAGACGCTGGACGGCCGCTTTCTGTGGGCGCCCGGGCTGGTCGCGGGTCAGCCGGCGACGCTGCTGGGCTATCCGGTGGTGGAAGCCGAGGACATGCCCGACATCGCCGCCGATGCCCCGGCGATCGCGTTCGGCAATTTCCGGGCGGGCTATCTGGTGGCGGAACGATCCGAAACCGCGATCCTGCGCGATCCGTACACGAACAAGCCGTTCGTGACCTTTTACGCGACCAAGCGGGTCGGCGGATGCGTGAGCGATTCCCAGGCGATCAAGCTGATGCGCTTCTCGGCGAACTGA
- a CDS encoding tail completion protein gp17 — MSAREAVGRGVLAALQGMAGCPVFDAAPARARVPFGVVSEPVLLPWPASGVEGWEARVTLVLSDEGERPVRLRTLAAAAEGVALPSVIEGWRVAGWRLVRSRMVRGSAGRWTATLEWVARVFRAEG; from the coding sequence ATGAGCGCGCGGGAAGCGGTGGGGCGCGGCGTGCTGGCGGCGTTGCAGGGGATGGCGGGATGCCCCGTATTCGATGCGGCACCGGCACGCGCGCGCGTCCCGTTTGGGGTGGTGAGCGAGCCGGTGCTGCTGCCCTGGCCGGCGAGCGGCGTGGAGGGGTGGGAAGCGCGCGTGACGCTGGTGCTGAGCGACGAGGGCGAGCGGCCGGTGCGGCTGCGCACCCTGGCGGCGGCGGCGGAGGGAGTGGCGCTGCCGAGCGTGATCGAGGGGTGGCGGGTCGCGGGATGGCGGCTGGTGCGCAGCCGCATGGTGCGGGGAAGCGCCGGGCGCTGGACGGCGACGCTGGAATGGGTGGCGCGGGTGTTCCGCGCCGAAGGCTAG
- a CDS encoding DUF2163 domain-containing protein has translation MSGDRVVTRVLCWRLERRDGVTIGLTAHDRDLVLDDLIYRAAPGLVPSAIVRGDTLEPESMEARGALTSDAITERDLLAGRWEGARVVAFAADWTGEGAAVPLGEGRIGAVSLEDGGFGAELRAASVVLERAVVEETSPECRAELGDARCRVAMAGRRRFATVTAAEGARVTVDAVEPVADGWGGGRLRWFGGDNAGLEAAVARSAGDTLWLRGAPAFAVVPGALVELVEGCDKSLATCAGRFGNAVNFRGEPFLPGIDLLTRYPGA, from the coding sequence ATGAGCGGCGACCGGGTGGTGACGCGCGTGCTGTGCTGGCGGCTGGAGCGACGCGACGGGGTGACGATCGGGCTGACCGCGCATGACCGCGACCTGGTGCTGGACGACCTGATCTATCGCGCCGCGCCGGGACTGGTGCCCTCCGCGATCGTACGCGGCGATACGCTGGAGCCGGAGAGCATGGAGGCGAGGGGCGCGCTGACCAGCGATGCGATCACCGAGCGCGATTTGCTGGCCGGCCGCTGGGAGGGGGCGCGGGTGGTGGCGTTCGCGGCGGACTGGACGGGCGAGGGCGCAGCCGTGCCGCTGGGCGAGGGGCGGATCGGCGCGGTGTCGCTGGAGGATGGCGGGTTCGGTGCGGAACTGCGCGCGGCGAGCGTGGTGCTGGAGCGGGCGGTGGTCGAGGAAACCTCGCCCGAATGCCGGGCGGAGCTGGGCGATGCGCGGTGCCGGGTGGCGATGGCGGGGCGGCGGCGCTTCGCAACGGTGACGGCGGCGGAGGGCGCGCGGGTGACGGTGGATGCGGTCGAGCCGGTGGCGGACGGCTGGGGCGGCGGGCGGCTGCGCTGGTTCGGCGGAGACAATGCCGGGCTGGAGGCGGCGGTGGCGCGGTCCGCGGGCGATACGCTGTGGCTGCGTGGCGCCCCGGCGTTCGCGGTGGTGCCGGGTGCGCTGGTGGAACTGGTGGAGGGGTGTGACAAGTCGCTGGCCACCTGTGCCGGGCGGTTCGGCAATGCCGTGAACTTTCGCGGTGAGCCGTTCCTGCCGGGGATCGACCTGCTGACCCGGTATCCCGGCGCATGA
- a CDS encoding DUF2460 domain-containing protein, with amino-acid sequence MGWNLCSARVGQRSDVISRFDPRFWTVNFPRPMMASVVTTAPDALRVDAVFYKADDLAGLIWEAQDRFDHPLLAYETARDFRGCRLSFRWRSGGVRALDAVNGPVLTIEGRDAAGRARAWYVRLWNYAVGTREDAVVSIDFARVDGGFLLPGEADPVWAGDVDRMFVSLVAPGYTGADAPLTVPAEGWVELTGIACEGPGAVIAIGDAVLPEHDRRIASGYDDSYNLTPARLLRNALHLGYRGAITHYVGMSHYFRLEALGGGFYASLAGGVLNAPCVAWHRAFATQARALGYGIIWSLSYELFDAHCWNDWKQRASDGSPALTGWVPPSTLLSPAHDGAMGYLRAVAAAFLAIGTAAGLAPRFQVGEPWWWVQPDGARPCLYDAAAMAAFAPVAMDSIRGAKTEAQKATLDRAGACLAASTAALCAAARGAAPGCETLLLTYLPTVLDAAAPEAKRANMPVGWASPAFDVLQLEDYDWVTEGDSASTRAGIALAEARLGYPAERQHYLSGFVLRPDQRAQWGLIDAAAQAARARGVADVVLWALPQVMRDGFVHWKGEDGVEAFDDVMFPLALGRDAEVSPGFSTSVVTSAGGHETRNAAWAEARTQYDVGPGVRSEADIAALLAFFRARLGPARGFRLRDPFDHDAVGVTIGTGDGRTRRFALVKAYGGQQRRITRPVAGTVSVSVDGRAVAGFALEPGGWVVLDTAPVAGVRVRASFTFDVPVRFAEDRLSVTRATFLAGAAAAVPLVEVREA; translated from the coding sequence ATGGGCTGGAATCTGTGCAGCGCCCGTGTCGGGCAGCGAAGCGACGTGATCTCGCGGTTCGATCCGCGGTTCTGGACGGTGAATTTCCCGCGGCCGATGATGGCGTCGGTGGTGACGACCGCACCCGATGCACTGCGGGTGGATGCGGTGTTCTACAAGGCGGACGATCTGGCCGGGTTGATCTGGGAAGCGCAGGACCGCTTCGATCATCCGCTGCTCGCCTATGAGACGGCGCGGGATTTTCGCGGGTGCCGGTTGTCGTTCCGGTGGCGGTCGGGGGGCGTGCGGGCGCTGGATGCGGTGAACGGTCCGGTACTGACCATCGAGGGGCGCGATGCGGCGGGCCGGGCGCGGGCCTGGTATGTGCGGTTGTGGAACTATGCGGTGGGGACGCGCGAGGACGCGGTCGTGTCGATCGACTTCGCCCGCGTCGATGGTGGGTTCCTGTTGCCGGGCGAGGCGGACCCGGTGTGGGCGGGCGATGTCGACCGGATGTTCGTGTCGCTGGTCGCGCCGGGCTATACGGGGGCGGATGCGCCGCTGACCGTGCCGGCCGAGGGATGGGTGGAGCTGACCGGCATCGCCTGTGAGGGGCCGGGTGCGGTGATCGCGATCGGCGATGCGGTGCTGCCCGAACATGATCGCCGCATCGCCAGCGGCTATGACGACAGCTACAATCTGACGCCGGCACGGCTGCTGCGCAATGCGCTGCACCTGGGGTATCGCGGGGCGATCACCCATTATGTTGGCATGAGCCATTATTTCCGGCTGGAGGCGCTGGGCGGGGGATTTTACGCCAGTCTGGCGGGTGGCGTGCTGAACGCGCCCTGCGTTGCATGGCACCGGGCGTTCGCCACCCAGGCGCGGGCGCTGGGATACGGCATCATCTGGTCGCTGTCCTACGAACTGTTCGATGCGCATTGCTGGAACGACTGGAAACAGCGCGCGAGCGACGGCAGCCCGGCGCTGACCGGATGGGTGCCGCCATCGACGCTGCTGAGCCCGGCGCATGACGGGGCGATGGGGTATCTGCGGGCGGTGGCGGCGGCGTTTCTGGCGATCGGCACGGCCGCCGGGCTGGCCCCACGGTTCCAGGTGGGGGAGCCGTGGTGGTGGGTGCAGCCCGACGGCGCGCGGCCGTGCCTGTATGACGCGGCCGCCATGGCGGCGTTCGCGCCGGTGGCGATGGACAGCATCCGGGGCGCCAAGACCGAGGCGCAGAAGGCGACGCTGGACCGGGCGGGGGCGTGCCTTGCCGCCTCCACCGCAGCGCTGTGCGCGGCGGCCCGGGGCGCGGCGCCGGGGTGCGAGACGCTGCTCCTCACCTATCTGCCCACCGTGCTGGATGCCGCCGCGCCCGAGGCCAAGCGCGCGAACATGCCGGTGGGCTGGGCGAGCCCGGCATTCGATGTGCTGCAACTGGAGGATTATGACTGGGTGACGGAGGGGGACAGCGCCTCCACCCGTGCCGGGATCGCGCTGGCGGAGGCGCGCCTCGGCTATCCGGCAGAGCGGCAGCATTACCTGTCGGGCTTCGTGCTGCGGCCGGACCAGCGCGCGCAATGGGGATTGATCGATGCCGCGGCGCAGGCCGCGCGGGCGCGCGGCGTGGCGGACGTGGTGCTGTGGGCGCTGCCGCAGGTGATGCGCGACGGCTTCGTACACTGGAAAGGGGAGGACGGGGTGGAGGCGTTCGACGACGTGATGTTCCCGCTGGCGCTGGGGCGCGATGCGGAGGTGTCGCCCGGCTTCTCGACATCGGTCGTGACCAGTGCGGGCGGGCACGAGACGCGCAATGCCGCCTGGGCGGAGGCGCGGACGCAGTATGATGTCGGGCCGGGGGTGCGATCGGAAGCGGACATCGCCGCGTTGCTGGCGTTCTTTCGCGCAAGGCTGGGCCCGGCGCGCGGGTTCCGCTTGCGCGATCCCTTCGACCATGACGCGGTGGGAGTGACGATCGGCACCGGCGACGGGCGTACCCGGCGCTTCGCGCTGGTCAAGGCTTACGGCGGGCAGCAGCGGCGCATCACCCGGCCGGTGGCGGGCACCGTGTCGGTCAGCGTCGACGGCCGCGCGGTGGCGGGGTTCGCGCTGGAGCCGGGCGGCTGGGTGGTGCTGGACACCGCGCCGGTGGCGGGCGTGCGGGTGCGCGCCAGCTTCACCTTCGACGTGCCCGTGCGCTTTGCCGAGGACAGGCTGAGCGTGACGCGGGCGACCTTTCTGGCGGGGGCGGCGGCGGCGGTGCCGCTGGTCGAGGTGCGCGAGGCATGA
- a CDS encoding gene transfer agent family protein, whose product MSGANPIRGEAALRVGGAELVLRPSFQALVAAEGELGSLFALVEKAAEGGLSLGEIAGLFWHCLREVPEGVTRERLGEALVELGLAAVAPILKRLLTQILGGR is encoded by the coding sequence ATGAGCGGGGCAAATCCGATACGGGGCGAAGCCGCTTTGCGGGTCGGCGGGGCCGAGCTGGTGTTGCGGCCATCCTTCCAGGCGCTGGTCGCAGCGGAGGGCGAGTTGGGATCGCTGTTCGCGCTGGTCGAGAAGGCGGCGGAGGGCGGGCTGTCGCTGGGCGAGATCGCCGGGCTGTTCTGGCACTGCCTGCGCGAGGTGCCCGAGGGCGTGACGCGCGAGCGGCTGGGCGAGGCACTGGTCGAACTGGGGCTGGCGGCGGTGGCGCCGATCCTGAAGCGGCTGCTGACGCAGATTCTGGGCGGGCGGTGA
- a CDS encoding tail tape measure protein, with protein MDEFDEMTARVRLDRRAFAEEVAVMRRELADGLGDGAERGARVVEAALLRAVRTGSFGFEELKATALSALDAIAAAAVKAGVDAIGAGAGGGGLLAGLGALVRGLPGRATGGPVTAGRGYLVGERGPELFVPTGQGRVEPLAAGGVREVRVAISVQAAAGEAPAALARSGRQVARAVRAALAED; from the coding sequence ATGGATGAGTTCGACGAGATGACGGCGCGGGTGCGGCTGGACCGCCGCGCCTTTGCCGAGGAGGTCGCGGTGATGCGGCGCGAACTGGCGGATGGGCTGGGTGATGGCGCGGAGCGGGGTGCGCGGGTGGTGGAGGCGGCGCTGCTGCGCGCGGTGCGGACCGGCAGCTTCGGGTTCGAGGAGCTGAAGGCGACCGCGCTGTCCGCGCTGGATGCGATCGCGGCGGCGGCGGTGAAGGCGGGGGTCGATGCGATCGGGGCCGGTGCGGGCGGCGGCGGGTTGCTGGCCGGGTTGGGGGCGCTGGTACGCGGCCTGCCGGGGCGGGCGACCGGTGGGCCGGTGACGGCGGGGCGCGGCTATCTGGTGGGCGAGCGCGGGCCGGAACTGTTCGTGCCGACGGGGCAGGGGCGGGTGGAGCCTTTGGCCGCGGGCGGGGTGCGCGAGGTGCGGGTGGCGATCAGCGTGCAGGCGGCGGCGGGGGAAGCGCCGGCGGCGCTGGCGCGGTCCGGGCGGCAGGTGGCGCGGGCGGTTCGGGCGGCGCTTGCTGAGGATTGA
- a CDS encoding phage tail protein, which yields MATLVLGAVGSAIGGPIGGALGAMLGNAVDRAVLGPARRQGPRLTELQVQTSSYGTQLPRLFGTMRVGGTVIWSTDLIETREGSRGGKGRPATETYSYAASFAVALSARPIRGVRRIWADGRLLRGAGGDFKTATGFRLYLGGEDQPVDPAIAAAEGAAAPAHRGIAYAVFEDMALGDYGNRIPQLTFEVEADDGPVSVGAIARALAPEVTGAAALPLGGFAGSGGSVRAVLEVLTQAGGGWWAGLDLRDGAGAPVTVTDASVRAGNRAAGGRRLAADDSVPVRAVVAHHDPARDYQLGVQHARRPGSGVREVRLDLPAAIPAGEAKTLANALLARAEGARMRRTVTLDADHMGIGPGDTVRIAGEDGVWRVTEAAVEAMVVRLELVPLVPAGVALSAASGRHVGAADRVAGATRLAVFETPALDDAVLAAPRLTVAAAGGAGWRSASLHYSLDEGASWVAAGVTAAPAVMGTIVALAPGGSAALVDDRAALVVHVEGRLHDADDAALDGGANLALLGDELIQFARGTAAGGGRWRLEGLRRGLRGTEAAIGLQRPGDRFILLEAGAARTIDLPVAALGRRVDVMAHGVGDGIEGVTASVLITGASVRPPMPVGARQHRLADGRVAIAWTRRSRAGWRWLDGVDVPLGEEREAYRVSVNGTEVDTAEPRLDVDASPGTVVTIRQRGTLAESPPLMLTIT from the coding sequence ATGGCGACGTTGGTGCTGGGGGCGGTGGGATCGGCGATCGGGGGACCGATCGGCGGCGCGCTGGGGGCGATGCTGGGCAATGCGGTGGACCGCGCGGTGCTGGGCCCGGCACGGCGGCAGGGGCCCCGGCTGACCGAGTTGCAGGTGCAGACATCGTCCTATGGCACGCAACTGCCCAGGCTGTTCGGGACGATGCGGGTCGGCGGCACGGTGATCTGGTCGACCGACCTGATCGAGACGCGCGAGGGTAGCCGGGGCGGCAAGGGGCGGCCGGCGACCGAGACGTACAGCTATGCCGCGAGCTTTGCGGTGGCGCTGTCGGCGCGGCCGATCCGCGGTGTGCGGCGGATCTGGGCGGATGGACGGCTGCTGAGGGGCGCGGGGGGTGACTTCAAGACGGCGACGGGGTTCCGGCTGTACCTGGGGGGCGAGGATCAACCGGTCGATCCGGCGATCGCCGCGGCCGAAGGGGCCGCCGCGCCGGCGCATCGCGGGATTGCCTATGCGGTGTTCGAGGACATGGCGCTGGGCGACTATGGCAACCGCATCCCGCAACTGACCTTCGAGGTGGAGGCGGATGACGGGCCGGTTTCGGTCGGTGCCATCGCCCGCGCGCTGGCGCCCGAGGTGACGGGGGCCGCCGCGCTGCCGCTGGGCGGGTTTGCGGGCAGCGGGGGCAGCGTGCGCGCGGTGCTGGAGGTGCTGACGCAGGCGGGTGGCGGCTGGTGGGCGGGGCTCGACCTGCGCGACGGTGCGGGGGCGCCGGTTACGGTGACGGACGCAAGTGTGCGCGCCGGGAACCGGGCGGCGGGCGGGCGGCGGCTGGCGGCGGACGACAGCGTGCCGGTGCGCGCGGTGGTGGCGCATCACGATCCGGCGCGCGACTATCAACTGGGCGTGCAGCATGCGCGCCGGCCGGGCAGCGGCGTGCGCGAGGTGCGGCTGGACCTGCCCGCGGCAATCCCGGCGGGGGAGGCCAAGACGCTGGCAAACGCACTGCTGGCGCGGGCGGAGGGCGCGCGGATGCGGCGCACGGTGACGCTGGACGCGGACCATATGGGCATCGGGCCGGGCGACACGGTGCGGATCGCGGGCGAGGACGGCGTGTGGCGCGTCACCGAGGCGGCGGTGGAGGCGATGGTGGTGCGGCTGGAACTGGTGCCGCTGGTCCCGGCCGGCGTGGCGTTGTCCGCCGCATCCGGCCGGCATGTCGGCGCCGCGGACCGGGTCGCGGGGGCGACGCGGCTGGCGGTGTTCGAGACGCCGGCGCTGGACGATGCGGTGTTGGCCGCGCCGCGGCTGACGGTGGCGGCGGCGGGGGGCGCGGGATGGCGGTCCGCCAGCCTGCACTACAGCCTGGACGAAGGGGCAAGCTGGGTGGCGGCGGGGGTGACCGCAGCGCCCGCGGTGATGGGGACGATCGTGGCGCTTGCGCCGGGGGGATCGGCGGCGCTGGTCGACGACCGGGCGGCCCTTGTCGTCCATGTCGAGGGGCGGTTGCACGATGCCGATGATGCGGCGCTGGACGGGGGCGCGAACCTGGCGCTGCTGGGGGACGAACTGATCCAGTTCGCGCGGGGCACCGCCGCCGGTGGCGGGCGCTGGCGGCTGGAGGGGCTGCGCCGTGGCCTGCGGGGTACGGAGGCGGCGATCGGCCTGCAGCGGCCCGGCGACCGCTTCATCCTGCTGGAGGCGGGCGCGGCGCGGACGATCGACCTGCCGGTCGCGGCGCTCGGTCGCCGGGTGGACGTGATGGCGCACGGGGTGGGCGACGGCATCGAAGGGGTGACCGCCAGCGTGCTGATCACGGGCGCCTCCGTCCGGCCGCCAATGCCGGTCGGTGCGCGTCAGCACAGGCTGGCGGATGGGCGGGTGGCGATCGCCTGGACACGCCGCAGCCGGGCGGGGTGGCGCTGGCTGGACGGTGTCGACGTGCCGCTGGGCGAAGAGCGCGAAGCCTATCGGGTGAGCGTGAACGGAACGGAGGTGGACACGGCGGAACCGCGGCTGGACGTCGACGCATCGCCAGGCACGGTGGTGACGATACGCCAGCGCGGCACGCTGGCGGAATCGCCGCCGCTGATGCTGACGATCACGTGA
- a CDS encoding phage major tail protein, TP901-1 family translates to MGIEKGSAFLLKVGDGATPPAFATVAGLRTTQLSVNGEAVVVTSKDSGGWRELLSGAGVRHVSVAGAGVFTGSAAEARLRGHALAGTIDTYRLSFEGGETMTGRFLVTRLDYAGDFNGERSYTVALESSGTVVSA, encoded by the coding sequence ATGGGAATCGAGAAGGGCAGCGCGTTCCTGTTGAAGGTGGGCGACGGGGCGACGCCGCCGGCCTTTGCGACGGTGGCGGGGCTGCGCACGACGCAGCTGAGCGTCAATGGCGAGGCGGTGGTGGTCACCAGCAAGGATTCGGGCGGCTGGCGCGAACTGCTGTCGGGCGCGGGCGTACGGCATGTCAGTGTGGCGGGCGCGGGCGTGTTCACCGGATCGGCGGCGGAGGCGCGGCTGCGCGGCCATGCGCTGGCCGGCACGATCGACACCTATCGGCTGAGTTTCGAGGGGGGCGAGACGATGACCGGGCGGTTCCTGGTGACGCGGCTGGACTATGCCGGCGATTTCAACGGCGAGCGGTCCTACACGGTGGCGCTGGAAAGCTCCGGCACGGTGGTGTCGGCATGA